One region of Metallosphaera sedula DSM 5348 genomic DNA includes:
- a CDS encoding mandelate racemase/muconate lactonizing enzyme family protein, with the protein MKIQEITPFVLSSKERGSATWASTMIVVKVTTSDGMIGYGEAVPTLRVKPVFSAIQQVSKGYLGKEVERVERNYHEWYKQDFYLSRSFESATATSAIDIALWDLVGKELGAPIHRLLGGKFRDHVPVYANGWYKDCVTPEDFAREAKNVVKRGYRAMKFDPFGPYYDWIDEHGLRQAEERVKAVREAVGEEVEILIEHHGRFNANSAIEIAKRLEKYRPLFAEEPVHHEDLEGYRKYKRHSNLRVAMGERLVSLKETLVYLREGLVDILQPDLTNIGGVTVARKVASLAEAFDVEVAFHNAFGSIQNAVSIQLASVIPNLLLLENFYDWFPQWKRDLVNNGTPVEMGRVKVPDGPGIGVEVNERILEELKTDPVALEVVEEPVWVVGGTWKNY; encoded by the coding sequence ATGAAAATCCAAGAAATTACGCCGTTTGTCCTCTCCTCCAAGGAGAGGGGATCTGCAACCTGGGCCTCTACCATGATCGTGGTGAAAGTGACCACAAGTGACGGAATGATAGGTTATGGTGAGGCCGTGCCTACGTTGAGGGTTAAGCCCGTGTTTAGTGCAATCCAACAGGTTAGCAAGGGCTATCTGGGAAAGGAGGTCGAAAGAGTAGAAAGGAATTACCACGAATGGTACAAGCAGGACTTCTATCTCAGCAGATCCTTCGAGTCCGCAACGGCAACCAGCGCGATAGATATTGCGCTCTGGGACCTTGTGGGAAAGGAGTTGGGAGCACCGATTCACAGGCTACTGGGCGGAAAGTTTAGGGACCACGTACCCGTTTACGCGAACGGGTGGTACAAGGACTGTGTTACGCCAGAGGACTTCGCTAGGGAGGCAAAGAACGTGGTTAAGAGGGGGTACAGGGCCATGAAGTTTGATCCCTTTGGACCATACTACGATTGGATTGATGAACATGGATTGAGACAGGCAGAGGAAAGGGTGAAGGCAGTCAGGGAAGCTGTTGGGGAAGAGGTCGAGATCTTGATTGAACATCACGGGAGGTTCAACGCAAACTCGGCTATTGAGATTGCGAAGAGGCTCGAGAAGTACAGACCACTGTTCGCTGAGGAGCCAGTTCACCACGAGGATCTGGAGGGATATAGGAAATACAAAAGACACTCCAACCTAAGGGTGGCAATGGGAGAGAGACTGGTGAGCTTGAAAGAAACTCTGGTTTACTTGAGGGAGGGGCTAGTGGACATCCTACAACCTGACTTGACCAACATCGGTGGAGTTACAGTTGCCAGGAAAGTAGCATCGCTAGCTGAGGCCTTCGACGTTGAAGTTGCCTTCCACAATGCCTTCGGTTCAATACAGAACGCGGTCTCAATCCAGTTGGCGTCGGTTATTCCTAACCTACTCCTGCTGGAGAACTTCTACGACTGGTTCCCACAATGGAAAAGGGATCTCGTGAATAACGGAACTCCAGTTGAGATGGGAAGAGTGAAGGTACCGGATGGACCTGGCATAGGAGTTGAGGTTAACGAGAGGATACTGGAGGAGTTGAAAACCGATCCTGTTG
- a CDS encoding radical SAM/SPASM domain-containing protein, translating into MNRNLKAIKWFINTQLLGKWYSVAYATFKVTSHCNLRCTFCNPSYYSGTLQEVGTEQLKKIIDNLRSTVVVLSFEGGEPTTRPDILELLEYAHDGSFYVMLTTNGYKLNDPDFLSKLADRIDFLHYSIDEYHWNVKAFDTLCKFREYGLKVNVQTVVTRYNIDKLEDKVRKVKECGYKILLMPAVDYPDSRVKLAPDREKYFEVLSYLKRKYGSTLNNSWGFIRAVGGELPKKLTSYAITVYPNGDLPYPDDVNGEIIGNLTRNRLEDLLASRRADELRRKMLEDEARYEYLHLQTASFNSLRDLAEYVKEMGKWAFTGRA; encoded by the coding sequence TTGAATAGGAACCTTAAGGCAATAAAGTGGTTCATAAACACTCAACTTCTCGGGAAATGGTACAGCGTTGCTTACGCTACCTTCAAGGTTACTTCCCACTGCAATCTAAGGTGCACCTTCTGTAATCCGTCGTACTACTCTGGGACCCTGCAGGAGGTAGGCACGGAACAGCTGAAGAAGATCATCGATAATCTCAGGTCCACTGTGGTTGTTCTGTCCTTTGAGGGTGGAGAGCCAACTACTAGGCCCGACATTCTCGAGCTTCTGGAGTACGCCCACGATGGATCATTTTACGTCATGTTAACTACGAACGGATACAAGTTGAATGATCCGGACTTTCTCTCAAAGTTGGCCGATAGGATAGACTTCCTTCACTATTCCATTGACGAATACCATTGGAACGTGAAGGCCTTTGATACTCTCTGTAAGTTCAGGGAATACGGCCTAAAGGTTAACGTTCAGACAGTAGTTACAAGGTATAACATAGACAAACTCGAGGACAAGGTGAGAAAGGTTAAGGAGTGCGGTTATAAGATCCTCCTCATGCCCGCAGTTGACTACCCTGACTCTAGGGTTAAGCTAGCCCCCGACAGGGAAAAATATTTCGAGGTACTGTCCTATCTAAAGAGGAAGTACGGTTCAACTCTGAACAACTCCTGGGGATTTATACGTGCAGTGGGAGGTGAGCTCCCCAAGAAGCTGACGAGTTATGCCATAACGGTTTACCCTAACGGCGATCTGCCTTATCCGGACGACGTCAACGGCGAGATAATAGGCAACCTAACTAGGAACAGGCTAGAGGACCTCCTCGCCTCAAGAAGGGCTGATGAGCTCAGGAGGAAAATGCTAGAGGACGAGGCCAGGTACGAATACCTTCACCTCCAGACAGCGTCATTTAACAGCCTGAGGGACCTTGCAGAGTACGTGAAGGAAATGGGTAAGTGGGCATTCACTGGAAGAGCGTGA